GGTTAAGACATGATCAGGTGCGTGTTCTTATGACAGACCCTTTTGTGGGAAATCAAGAAAAAGGGTATGTTGTTAAGGAGATTTTGTCTAAGGGGAATTTCAACAAACACTTGGTGGGCGTGGTGAAGCTTTTGGTGGAGAAGAACAAATTGGGGATTGTGGGTGAAGTTTTGATGGAATTTGAGAGGATTTATGATCAGCTTTGCGGGACACAAGTTGTTTTGGTTTCATCAGAGGTGAAAATGGAGAAAGATGAAGCTTTTGGGATCGCTAAGAAGGTGCAACAACTTAGTGGGGCTGAAAGAGTGAAGGTCAAGGTGAAGAATTTGGTTAGTGATAAGAAAAGGTCACATTCCTTTGCTCtttgacttttaatttttgattcgatacgaattcaaaatttagagtcacattttatttaatatgtgTGCGTGATGGATTTGTTTGTGCCTAATCTTGATCTACTATTGACTTTGATTAAATGTGGTATATTGTGATTCTCGAATGCATGATTGATTTTATAACGTTATTATTAGTGATTGATTCTACTTTTCTAATAGAGTTATCAGTTCTATAAAAAGGCATAATAAGTTTCTCATATATTGTATGAGTAATTCTCCAATTCAATCAATTGCTTATTTGGGatgtatgaatatatatgtatgtgatgagtttgaatttcattatttaatgtttttatgattgttttgttgatctattataatatttttcaatcattttatcttctttagttttgagttttatttgtcctaaatttcttaccataaataggttttccttttagaaaatgttttggattgactaatctttttcttgtaggaaaaggtttaggactctataattagaggaatgttccttctaacttaatcagcattcacaatatAGTCTTTAACAGCTTTGAGAGTTTTTGGTTAGGGAGAGAAATTGTGGGTCACAAatttgatacgttatcacttggtgaacctcccatgtattttgagtgaatttggttgaggttgtttccatATGTagtttgtactctcatatttatagtggattgttcatctcctttgtggacgtaggtcgattgatcgaaccacgttaaatctttgtgtcttttggtatatttctcgttgtcttcttactcgtgatcATTTGAggtttgcattgctagcttccgcatttacacctgcttattttcgatcctaaTATTTAGCACTATTTTGaatcaaatcaaaacaaatttgagagtaataattattttgagcaAAGGAGTAAGCTTGACATTGCATTAACTGTTGAATTTGATATTGCAAAACATAACAATCTAATCAAACATTTCTATAAACATtgtataattaaaattcaaacctCATTATATAATCGGGAGAAGACCTTATCAccaaataatcatatattatttttgtacaaattgtatattaaataaatttcatagaataaaatttatcaagaacTCATTAAAAAAGAAAGGCCTCATTCGGTGGAATAGGTCACTCAAAattcactttaaaaaaaaagttgaattcaCTTTGCTAATCAAATtggaaaaaatcaatattttgaaaagTCAGTATTTTAAACACTAAGTAAATATCTTAAAGTAAATTCGATACCAGTATTAAAATTTTGCAAATATTCTATAGAAAGTTATAGAAGAATCCTATTTATGATGAAGTTTTTTCTCAAtccaaaatttggaagaaaaAGAACATGCCCTTCTTCCTTTTCAAATAGAATTGTGAGTTGTTTGAACAAATTAGAGACCAATCTCTTATGATATAATTcgaaaaaataacttaaattagtTTTATTAAAAGAGATTTGTAATTGCacttctttatttatattttaaaatttcctaTTAATCATATATGTAATTCCTCATGTTAAGACCAGGGGCAGATTCAGTAAGCCAGACGCGGGTGCTCGAGAACCCATTGATTTCCGaaattttttgtatctatatatagaaaatatgatacatatgttattataatttaaatgagcACCTATAGAACAAAAGCAGTTGTGGATGAGCTGGTTTAATCCTTTGCAATAAGACGCGCGCGAAGCCACTGGCGAGGGGTCGAAGTGGCTTCGCGGTCGAATCCCGCCAGCagcattttttctaaaaaaaaatttcaagcgAATTTTACacctgttttttttaaaaaaaatcctttttctAATTAAGGGCTTATTTAactcttctttttaaaaaaaaaattaattccaaCGAATTTTacgactttttttttatttttattttttctttttctaattatgGGCTTATTTAACTCCCAATTTTGTACTTGTTTTGACTTTTCCTATTCTTACTTGTTTTGACTTTTCTTATTCTTAATTAGTTTAGGTAgcataatttttctttcttttttatttttaatttttcctatgctttaaaaccttttgcactGCTTATGGCATTATTTCTCTTAGCAAACTACGAAGTcattcattcttcttcttcttcttgtttcaAAGAGAAAACCGTCAGCGTAACTGCCTAACAACAAACTTCAacctattttcttttcaaaatcagaATACAAAAGTAAGGtaataaaatttgatgattgATTAAAGTTagttaatgaaaaaaaagagtttgaGAAATTACGTTTTAAGATTTACATTGCTTATGGATGGTACTCTTAAGTTTAATTCTTAAAATAGATTCcacataatatttttgttacttGATAAATTGGTTTAGACTTTagattaagaatatattttttgaatactttttgaaataaatatttttcttaccaaTTACttgattcaaaaattaaattttagaatgcATACGTATTTGGTGCTCATTAACTCATATATTGCTAATTATTGCTTGTGGTgttgaaaaatcaaatagaTATATTAATTGTTGATTGTTGTTTGGGTTATTGATAgaaaattatagattttaatgAGGTTGGCTGAATATTATATGAATGAGTTTGACAGTAACAAGCTTCGGGATCTCAGTTTTCAGCTTGATAGCTTTATAGTTTATGCTCGTGGTTCTGACGAGAGGTTCTTCAACTTGAAGGGAATTAGTGATCTTGCTAAAGTATTGATCAAGTCAGATCTACATCAAACTTGGCCACTTGTTTATTTGCTTAGCAGGTTGACTCTCATTCTTCCCGTTGCTACTGCTTCTGTGGAATGAGCTTTCTCATCCATGAAGTACATTAAAAATGAACTCCGTAATAGTATTGGTGATGAATTTTTGAATAGTTGTTTAGTTTGCTATGTAGAGTGTAAGATATTTGCAAATGTAAGTAATGATGCAATTATTTATCGTTTTCAACATATGAAAAGTCGTCGAGCACAATTATGACTTGACCAATTAGTAGTAGGTCATTGTGACTTGTAAGTAGaggttatttttttataatgataatattgatctttgttttttttattttattttatgggataatgcacaagtaccccctcaatctatgcccaaaatctcagagacacacttatactatacaaaggtcctattacccccctgaacttattttattaataatattctaccccttttcaccttacgtggcactatcttgtgggcccaacattggttgactttttctttcaaactagtgccacgtaggcctaaaaggagtagaaaattacttataaaataagttcagggggtaataggaccttagtatagtataagtgtgtctctgaaatttcgggcataggttgagggggtacttgtgcattttcccttattttattaaagagtTTGTGTTAGTATACATTtgctttttttattaaagattttGAGTTAGTATACATTTACCGTTTGTGATTGCTAACAAGTTtatgttaaaggaagtgagcaCCCACAACCTTTAAATCCTGGATCCTTCACTGGTTAAGACTATAAATATTgatcaataaattaatttttgacgAATTTAGctctataattaattttctttagagTAATGTTTAACTTATGTCATACATTGAATTCATAAATCCGTTCATCAAGTTTAAACATGAATACTTGTAAATTTCTCATAAAAAGGGTATTCATCAATCTCTATATTGAGAAgtgattatttcaccaatatgtatgtatacaccatatcaaaaatgatcattagcggTAATCAACACTTTTTGTATATTCACTAAAGTGTTTAGCGATATTGGTTCTAATGGCACTTAACTAACGCCGATAAAGATTTTAGCAATTTTtcttaatgtcaatatttattacctctaaaagttgtttttgttgtgtgtgtgtgtgtatatatatatgtcatccGATCTTCCATGCATATTGATTAATCTCAATATCTCAcctttaataaatcaaaacaagaattaatatatacaactcgtgataattatataaatatttaaaatataagtacatttagcaatttagaaaatatatttttgttagacAATCTATCTATGTATACACGATCATGTTCAATTCATACAAAATAACTAGCACAAAGACTTAAAACTATGTATTATTGTTATAAGTTGTAACAATTAAGATAAATAACATTTTATCTCGTGCTACAATCATTCGGATGGTTTGTTCAAAATTCCATCTGTAGTTATAAACTATAATTTTCAACTCGTTAGAACGGATAATTATTTAATCTTCTGTATATGAGATGGAATATATACACTAAATTAACTACTATATACGTTGAATATGCATATATGACAATTTGATCTATTCAATGTAAcactttattgaattgaataaataaataatattacatcAAAATACATAGTTAATATTGTGTTCATCCaataaaaaagatttatatACACTTTATTCTtttcaacattttattttataaaattacattaaatatgTTATCGTTGACTGAGTCATCCACTTGAGACATGTTCATAAAACCCCTCCTTGACaatcttaaagttttcaagaacAAATTTTCCTTCTTTGTACTTTTGAGTTTCATTATATGCTTTTTCATATTTCCATCCCAAAACTTCCCCACAATCAGAGCATTTAACATCAGCCACAATATGCAAACCACTCATTAGTTGTCTCTCCTCATtttcccctaaatctacattcATGGCATGTGTAAACAAATAAGCCCTCCCTGTTCTTGCCTGCCTTTTCACAACATATTTTGTTATAAACAAAAGCAAATATAACATGTTTAACTGAATTACAATATTCTTTTACGTAAAACTTAATAGATGTGATTACAAATTACTCAATAAGTAAAAGATATAATGATCGTGAATTGTGGTAGAACTCTGAAATTAAAGTCATAAAGTTCAAATCATGATGAACTATCTGAAACTCATAATTTCAAATCTACAACTGGTTGTAAAAACCTGATCAGTAGCATAACCAGAATTTTACTAAGATGtatcaaaattagaaaaaagtacACATGCGAATAAATCAAGAGAATtcaacacataatatatatacataaaaaagttgttttaaatatacataatataattttctagtGAAAGGATCTATTGATACCCctcgaatatatatatatatatatatatatatatggtgtcGCCACGAAATAGAAGCGAAgccaaaattttgaatttattgagTCTGAataaatcatttattcatattgaatatcttttttaaatacAAACTTATAAAAATCTTAAAGATTAATTTcatcacattaaaaaaaatgtgtgcccttcttctttttattatttaaagttctcctggaaaagaaagaaattaaaaaaaatgagataaaaatgaaaggaaaaaatcatAACCTGAAAATATTTGGAGACAATATCATCATGAAgagcaatgtgatttctgcatTTACAACAACTATATATCCTTGGACCTACTAATCCTTCTTCCATATatgttggaaaaaaaatatgaaatattatctCAAAACAAGAGGATCAATGAGTAATTAAAGCTTGATTAGTATTTAATGATCAATTAGTATGTAGAAAGATTAATTTCTTGCTTGCTTGAAGCAAAAGTTTTGTTCAAGTTGGCTAACATCAATGATTAGACTGAAAATAAGATGAAAGTGAAAGGaattaataagaaaatgaaatgtttgattaaagattaatttataaattaacaaGTGGTAGTAGATTGCAAGTGCAATCAACCAActtttttagataaaataattagGTGTTGATAAGGATGGGATTCACTATTTAATTGTCCCCCTTGTTTAACGGataatcttattattattattattattattattattattattattattattattattattattattattattacttgtgAAGTAATAATAACCACCTCCCACACCCTTATGTTATGGTCAAAATGGataatacttatttttatttaatatttacattatgTCAATAGATATCACtgctaaaagttaaaaaacgACGATCAAAAGCgatgaattatgtaatttttttgatcaaaattgatgaaaaagCGATGCAATTACTTTTATCGGTTTTTAGCTTAATGCTTTTCAAAAACCGAGGACAGCGTGGCTTTttgactatattttttttagcaaaAGCGACGGACTCCGTCgctctattttaattttaattttcaaaaggcAACATGGTCTGCTACTTTtctggaaatttatttttttggaaaatttaaaaaagcgGCAGATAAAATCACACCATTGCTTCTctggatttttttaaaaaaaaataaaacctgGAAAAGCGACGTACAAAATCACACTATTTCTGCAATATTTTTTACCCGTGAAAACCTACCTGCAAATTCAATTCAATCCACTACAAGAAGTA
This DNA window, taken from Solanum lycopersicum chromosome 5, SLM_r2.1, encodes the following:
- the LOC101249084 gene encoding ATP synthase delta chain, chloroplastic isoform X1, which translates into the protein MDTLSTSVSSLKLPNIRRYSADFHHFKNPYTTTTSSSSSSPHFNFPKTTSISSKTNSFTHKKTTNFPFLSKTPPPKQPFSKHQTAHTRASSGYAAALIDIGNCNNSLEKLDKDVRKLSRWLRHDQVRVLMTDPFVGNQEKGYVVKEILSKGNFNKHLVGVVKLLVEKNKLGIVGEVLMEFERIYDQLCGTQVVLVSSEVKMEKDEAFGIAKKVQQLSGAERVKVKVKNLVSDKKSNKLRDLSFQLDSFIVYARGSDERFFNLKGISDLAKVLIKSDLHQTWPLVYLLSRLTLILPVATASVE
- the LOC101249084 gene encoding ATP synthase delta chain, chloroplastic isoform X2, with product MDTLSTSVSSLKLPNIRRYSADFHHFKNPYTTTTSSSSSSPHFNFPKTTSISSKTNSFTHKKTTNFPFLSKTPPPKQPFSKHQTAHTRASSGYAAALIDIGNCNNSLEKLDKDVRKLSRWLRHDQVRVLMTDPFVGNQEKGYVVKEILSKGNFNKHLVGVVKLLVEKNKLGIVGEVLMEFERIYDQLCGTQVVLVSSEVKMEKDEAFGIAKKVQQLSGAERVKVKVKNLVSDKKSFQLDSFIVYARGSDERFFNLKGISDLAKVLIKSDLHQTWPLVYLLSRLTLILPVATASVE
- the LOC101248780 gene encoding protein yippee-like At4g27745, producing the protein MEEGLVGPRIYSCCKCRNHIALHDDIVSKYFQARTGRAYLFTHAMNVDLGENEERQLMSGLHIVADVKCSDCGEVLGWKYEKAYNETQKYKEGKFVLENFKIVKEGFYEHVSSG